The proteins below are encoded in one region of Phaseolus vulgaris cultivar G19833 chromosome 1, P. vulgaris v2.0, whole genome shotgun sequence:
- the LOC137814956 gene encoding transcription factor MYB20-like translates to MGRQPCCDKVGLKKGPWTAEEDKKLINFILTNGQCCWRAVPKLAGLLRCGKSCRLRWTNYLRPDLKRGLLSEYEEKMVIDLHAQLGNRWSKIASHLPGRTDNEIKNHWNTHIKKKLKKMGIDPVTHKSLSTTTEQIQVQPDQQPHQPLQEQHQQQAIQVEENPKFEPESEQNKEPETSFELSSITEEAKEEEQIMTPLFDSMELMNEFCTDEVPIIEASEILVPSATSTSPTTTTSSSTSSSSYSNSPNFFEDLVLPDFDWSDDYNDTKIDNNNSSMALWDDDLIRSWNLLINDDGDGDRKQVFDTQVNQYPRVIMDSESWAYGLF, encoded by the exons ATGGGAAGACAACCTTGCTGTGACAAAGTGGGATTGAAGAAGGGTCCATGGACTGCAGAGGAGGATAAGAAACTCATCAACTTCATCCTCACTAATGGCCAATGTTGCTGGAGAGCTGTCCCTAAACTAGCAG GACTGTTAAGGTGTGGCAAAAGTTGCAGGCTCAGATGGACAAATTACCTAAGGCCAGACCTGAAGAGAGGCCTTTTATCAGAATATGAAGAGAAAATGGTCATTGATCTCCATGCTCAACTTGGCAATAG GTGGTCTAAGATTGCTTCTCATCTCCCGGGAAGAACTGATAATGAGATCAAGAATCACTGGAACACTCACATAAAGAAAAAGCTCAAAAAAATGGGAATTGATCCTGTTACCCACAAGTCACTTTCCACTACAACTGAGCAAATCCAAGTCCAACCAGATCAACAACCCCATCAGCCATTGCAAGAACAACATCAGCAACAAGCTATCCAAGTTGAGGAAAACCCCAAATTTGAGCCTGAAAGTGAGCAAAACAAGGAGCCAGAGACTTCATTTGAATTATCAAGCATAACTGAAGAAGCTAAGGAGGAAGAGCAAATCATGACACCCCTTTTTGACTCCATGGAACTAATGAATGAGTTCTGCACTGATGAAGTTCCCATAATAGAAGCCAGTGAGATATTAGTTCCATCTGCTACTTCCACTTCACCAACCACTACAACATCATCTTCAACATCATCATCTTCTTATTCAAATTCCCCCAACTTCTTTGAAGACCTGGTGCTCCCAGATTTTGACTGGTCCGATGATTACAATGATACTAAGATTGACAATAACAATAGCAGTATGGCCTTGTGGGATGATGACTTGATTAGAAGTTGGAATTTGCTTATTAATGATGATGGTGATGGTGACAGAAAGCAAGTGTTTGACACTCAGGTCAATCAGTACCCAAGAGTGATCATGGATTCAGAATCTTGGGCATATGGGTTGTTTTga